CTCCGGTGACAGCGCGCGCAGCTGGCCAAGAAGCGATGCACATCCCAGAGGCCCGGCACCACCGGCGGCTTGTCGCGCATCCTGTCGGTGGCAACGACATTGGGCAGCACCCGGCCACAGGCCAGCTTCGACCGGCGGCGGAATTCGTCGGCGGGCCGGGCGAAGCCGGTATCCACCAGCAGGTGGAAACTCTCGAAGGGCACCGTCTGATTGAACTCGAATTCCAGCCGGGCGCGCAGCAACGGGTCATCGACGATATGCTGAAAGCCCCGCCGTTCGTCGGGATGCACGAAGAACGTCTCCAGCAGCGCAGCACGTTTTGCCAGCGGTGCAAGGTCATAGAGCAACAGGAAGTCCGGGTCGTCGCCCATCGCGCTCGCCTGCCGGGGCACTGCCGGTTGCCGGTTCATCGGCTTACAAGTCCAGGTTAGATGGCTTGACCTCGGGATTCTTGATCGTATCAAGGATCTGGCGGTCCAGCTCCTCGCGGTGCAACCGGCCGAGTTCATAGCCGGTGAGGGCAAAGCCGATCCTGCTCGACATCATAAGTGACCTTATATGTGGCCACGCAGCCCAGCATCAGGGGTTTCCGGCGCGGCCAGGCGAAGTCCACCGCACCCGGCTGTCGACATAGGTGTGAAACACGCAGGGCTGATTACTCTCGATGACCTTGGTCATGCTGCCGTCGGGGATCTCGGAGCGCATCGGCGGCTGGCCCATAAGATCGGGGATGAAACCCTCCTCGCCCCGGGCATAGGTCGGGGTCATGGAGGTGCTGCCGATCTCGGTCAGCGAGGCCGGGCCGTAGAGCCCTTCGATCTGCGCCTTCAACTCCAGCAGTTCGGGCATTTCTGCGGCAGGCTTGTGAATGCCTCGGCTGATCACCATCGGGCGTTTGCCCAGAGGCGCGGATGCAGCCCGACGACATCAAGACATGGCATGTCCGCAACACCGCAGGCGACAGGGTGCCCTTCATCTGGGCGATCCCGCGCGCATCATTGCGGTCGATTTTGTCCACCTGCGCCTTGATGAAAGCCTTGGCGTGGCGCGTCTCGATGCAGATCGCCGGAAGGCCGGCCTTGGCCAGGCCCTCGGACAGCCATTGGGATAATGGGCCCGCTTCCGGCCCGACCCTCTCAAGCCGGGCACCCACGCCATTCAAGGCGCGAGAGATGTCCTCCGGGTGGCTTATGACCTTGAGTTCCCGACGGATCCGGCCACCTCGTCGAGGATGCAGATCGCGGTCTCTTTTACCGATACATCCAGTCCGGCATAGTAGCTTCGTGCTGCGCTTCCTTCCCTGATGCTAGTGGCGGCTTCTCACAGACCACGTTCTACCATCGGCCCGAAGCGCAGCACCTCATGACGAGCGGGAAGGGAAGTGGGGCGCCAGCCGAATACCCCAACTGAGCCTAAGACGCCGCCCGGCCGGGCATTCATCCGCGGGCTTCCTGAAACGGGCGGATAGGGCGACGCGCCCTGCAAGGGGTGCGGGCGCGAGGATCTTCATGGGCATCCGGCCAGTGACGATCAGGATCGTCGGCCTCTGCCGTGCCAGGATGCCCATGACGCGAGAGGATGGCGCAAGCCCTCTCCCGTGACCCTCAATAGTGGTAGCAGGAGGTGGTTTTGCCGTGCTGCGTGCATTGGGTTGTCTTTGGCGGCGTGTATTGCGGCCCGCGGAACGGGAAGCTGGGAAGCCGGCCATCGGACTTGCCGCATTGATAGGTCATGTAATACCAGGTGACCGGACCCGGCGTGACATCTGCCAAAGTGCCGCCAGCCTTGCTGTAGCTGTCGACCACCTGATACGAGCTTCTGCATTTCTTCGCCGCTTCCGTGTAGCAGCCTTCGGGCGAAGTCGTGCAACGCGACGTGTGGATGGTGTTTCCACCCGGCCCCGACATCGTGCTTGTCTCGGGTTCGGCGCATCCGGCCAACACGAATCCCGTAGCCGCCAATGCCAAAAATATCCGCATCTCAACCTCCTAACCAACTAACGAATCACGCAGAACCGTTATCATCATCGGCCGTGATCCGGGAAGGCTTTTCATGCAGATGCCCCGGCTTTGCACAGCGTAGGCATGCCTGCGTCGTCGCCATTTCCAAGCTGAACGGAGCCGGTCCTGAAGGATCCGGCCCGGCTGTTGCCGGGCAGCGGGCCCATTACAGGTGGTTGACGATCAACCCCAGACCGCCTCGAACTCGCGCCATTCGCCCTTGCTCATGCCGCTGTTCTCCTGCGTGACGGCCTCTCCCGCCAGGCGGCGCTTCAGCGCCTCGACGCCCTTGGCGGAAAGCTGCACCCCGCCCAGCCGGTAATCCTCGAAGGCGGCATAGGCGAAGGGCACCCAGTCGCGGACGATGCCGCACATGGTCTGGGCATAGGCGCGGATCTCGTATTGCGCATGGGCATCGGCGCGCAGGCGCAGGAAATGGAACAGGTTGTGCAGGTCCACCTTCCAGTACCATTGCGTATAGACATTGGCGGGCAGGTTCATGCGCGCCAGTTCGCGCGCCAGGCCCTGCTGGCCCTCCTGGCTCAGCATCGCTTCGTAATGGTCATAGCTGCGCATCGCGTCCTCGCGCAGGATGTCGAGGACGCGGGCGGCCTCGTCGCCCTCCAGCACCTGGCCGCGGCCCTGGTTGTTCACCGTCGATTGCGCGGCAAGATGTTCGGGCGCGGGAATGTAGAATTCGCGGTCCAGGATCGAATAGCGCGCCGAATATTCGTTCACGTTGGCGGTGCGGTGGCGGATCCATTGCCGGGCGACGAAGACCGGCAGCTTGACGTGGAACTTGACCTCGCACATCTCGAACGGGGTCGAGTGCCAGTGCCGCATCAGGTAGCGGATCAACCCCTCGTCGTTGCTGACCGACTTGGTGCCGCGGCCATAGCTCACGCGCGCGGCCTGGGTGATCGCGCCGTCGTCGCCCATGTAGTCGATGACCCGCACCAGCCCGTGATCCAGCACCGGATGCGCCCGGTAGAGATGGCCCTCCATCCCCTCGGAGACGGCGCGCAGGGTGGGGCGCGGGCTGGCGCGCAGCTCGTCGATCTCGGCCTGTTGTTCGGGGGTCAGGGGCATGGCGGAATCCTTCGTGCTGTTGGGCATATCTTGTGGCACCGACGGGGGATTCAATCAACCGGCAGTATTGGCGCGGCGGGTGCAGCCGATCGCCCCACGTTGCGGTCCGGCCGCCGCCATGCCAGTCTGGCCGCAGCGAACGGAAAGGAACGACAGATGAAGGTCCGCTATCTGCACACAATGGTCCGCGTGCTCGATCTGGAAAAGACGATGGAGTTCTTTCGCCTGCTCGGGCTGGAGGAGACGCGGCGAATCGATAATGAAAAAGGGCGCTTCACCCTGGTCTTCATGGCGCCGCCCGGCCAGCCGGAATGCCCGGTCGAGCTGACCTGGAACTGGGACGGCGACGATGGCCTGCCCTCGGACAGCCGGCATTTCGGCCATCTCGCCTATCGGGTCGAGAACATCTACGAGATGTGCCAGAAGCTGATGGATGCCGGCGTGACCATCAACCGCCCGCCGCGCGACGGCCACATGGCCTTTGTCCGCAGCCCCGACAACATCTCGATCGAATTGCTGCAAGAGGGCGAGTCGCTGGCGCCGCAAGAGCCCTGGGCCAGCATGGGCAATATCGGCCACTGGTAAGGCGGCGCGGCGCGCGGGGGACGGGGCGCGTCCGGGCCCTTGAGCCGATGGCGCTGCAGGGCGATGCGGTGCGCCGCATGGAGCCCTTCCGGTCCGGGCGAGGAGGCGATTTCCCTTGTGGCCGTCTTGCGGCCGGCCAGCCCGGATCGGGCTGAAAGGCAGCGCGGGCGCAGACGGAGGAATGCCGCCTGGCGCAACTTCGCCTGCGGGCTGTCGGCCCAGTGGCCGGGCGTGATCGTGACCCGGATCGGCCGGCCGAACGCGTCCGCGGCCGCATGGGGTTGCGTCGTCAGCCCGCCGCGGGACCGGCCGATGGCGTGGGCCTCAAGCCCCCTTCTGCGAGGTCGCGTCGGCATGGACCTTCGAGATCGTCGCCTCGATCAGCACCCATTCGGAAGCGGGACCGGCGCCCAATGCCTTGAAAAGCCGTTCCCATGCCTCGGCGCGGTCCACCGCCGGAACCAGGTGCGGACCGCCTGCCAATGTCCCGGCGCCGGTGGCGGGTCGCGCCAGGGCGAAGCGCCCCGTGCCAGCCAGAGGATCGCGTCCGTGAACGGCCGGTCGTCGGCACCGCTGCGGCCCCGAGCACCGGCCTTGCCGGGCAGCAGCGGCCCGGTGCTGCCTGTCGGCCCGCCGGCATGCGCCCGAGTCGATGCCAAAGGACGAAAGGAGCCGCCAGGCCCCATGTCGCCATGCCTTTGCGCTTTCTGCATGCGCCCGTGGCCGGGTGCTGCCCAGGCCCTGCCCGGCGGGGCGCTGATGGTCCGGACAGGGGGCCGCGAATTCATCGCAACTTGGAGATGTTCGCACCACCCGCAGGCCATGCCAGCAAAATACATTGAAAACAAACCACTAACACTACCTTGTTAACGGTCCGTTAACCTATCTTAAAGGGCAACTGGCCTAAACCGAACAGATCGTTTTAATTGTAAGTCATTGCGTGATCTCTATTGTTGGTTGGTGAGTGATGTTGGTGAATGGCAAGGCCACGCATGCCGCGGGCATGCATTATCCCCTGGGCGACAACGGTTGCCTGAGCTTTCTTCAGGATCCGGGCATCGGGGTCGGCAGCCGAAGCTTTTCGGGCTCGGTGGCGGATTGGTGCGAGCAGGGCTTCTCGATCTGCGAAAGCTACCTGATCGAGGCGCAAACCCTTTCCATAGAAGGCGATCCCTCGGGTTTCGTTGCCATGGCCGAGGCGCAGTTCGACGACGAGCTGGCCGACGAGGTGCTGCTGCACGCCAACGCCCTGCTGAGGGGCATGGCCTTCCGCCGGTTGGGTGGGCGGCTGCAACTGGTCGAAACCGGTGACGCGCCGCTTGGCCTGAACTGGACCGCCATCGCGAACCTGTGGTGCGCGATGGAGACGACCAAGGGTGACATGCGCCTGCCGCGCCTTGACCCGCAGTTCGAAAAGCGGATGCGCGCGGCGATGCGGCTGTCCTGAGCCGGTCGGCGCTGCCGGAACGCTTGGATCGGCGGCCGGTTTTGTCTAAGACGGCGTTCCAGTCAGCAGAGGATGCCGCCCGTGGACGCGACCGACCGCATTGCCCGCACCATCGCCGCCGAGATCGCTGCCCGCCCCGACCAGGTGGCGGCGGCGACGGCCCTCTTGGACGGGGGCGCCACGGTTCCCTTCGTCGCGCGCTATCGCAAGGAGGTGACGGGCGGGCTGGACGACACCCAGCTGCGCACGCTGTCCGAGCGGCTGGCCTATCTGCGTGAACTCGAGGCGCGGCGGGCGGCGATCCTTGACTCCATCAAGGGGCAGGGCAAGCTGACCGAGGATCTGGCCCGCGCCATCGCCGGGGCCGAGACCAAGGCCACGCTGGAAGACATCTACCTGCCCTTCAAGCCCAAGCGGCGCACCAAGGCGATGATCGCGCGCGAAAACGGGCTGGAGCCGCTGTTGCGCGCCATCCAGGACAACCGCGCCGCCGAGCCCGAGGCGCTGGCGGCGGGC
This Paracoccus pantotrophus DNA region includes the following protein-coding sequences:
- the thyX gene encoding FAD-dependent thymidylate synthase: MPLTPEQQAEIDELRASPRPTLRAVSEGMEGHLYRAHPVLDHGLVRVIDYMGDDGAITQAARVSYGRGTKSVSNDEGLIRYLMRHWHSTPFEMCEVKFHVKLPVFVARQWIRHRTANVNEYSARYSILDREFYIPAPEHLAAQSTVNNQGRGQVLEGDEAARVLDILREDAMRSYDHYEAMLSQEGQQGLARELARMNLPANVYTQWYWKVDLHNLFHFLRLRADAHAQYEIRAYAQTMCGIVRDWVPFAYAAFEDYRLGGVQLSAKGVEALKRRLAGEAVTQENSGMSKGEWREFEAVWG
- a CDS encoding VOC family protein, whose translation is MKVRYLHTMVRVLDLEKTMEFFRLLGLEETRRIDNEKGRFTLVFMAPPGQPECPVELTWNWDGDDGLPSDSRHFGHLAYRVENIYEMCQKLMDAGVTINRPPRDGHMAFVRSPDNISIELLQEGESLAPQEPWASMGNIGHW